In Plasmodium coatneyi strain Hackeri chromosome 8, complete sequence, the genomic stretch CATCAGCATGTTCTTACTTCCTTTAATTCCTCCACTTCCACTTGCGCTACTCCCGGACAATTTGTCATTTCTACACAAGGGAGACTGTTCCCCCTCCGCCTGGACAGCAGCGCCATTAAAAGTACGGTCGCTGGAAGTATCCAAGAAAAGGGAGTCATTCGCGCCTTCCTCAATAGCACACTTCGGGAACAAATCCTTAACACTCTCCAGTTTAATATGTTGGTCACTTAAAAACCTCCTCGCCTCTTCTCCAaacattttacaattttgaaaCTTCTCTATGTAGTAGGGTTGTTCACAAATTATGTATTTTTGGAAGGTGTATTTTTTACCCTTCATTTCTTTGATTTTACTggcaattttgttttttaaaaaaatggacatgaAAGGaggttcccccttttgcaatTCTTCACACACACGTGAATCCTCTTTTGCGCTTTTCCTGGTACTAACGGACCGGTGCAAATTGTGGACACTAAAAAAACTGACCGAATAACAATTGTAAATAATGCTCTTCAAAACACTGTAGAATAAAAACTGAACAACTATCTTCAcgttaaaaaatggaattattTCCATGTTCATTTCGTGTATATTTTGtaggtttatttttttcaaaatttttatatggCAGGAGAAGAAGTCCAGTGAGGCATTTTCACATTGTGTTTTTAATGtatcccctttttcaaaatgggcTGCGTGATTTCCCTCCAGTTTTGTTTCCTCTAGGCAAGCttcctgtttcttctttactCCACTGTTGGGGCTTTTTCTGTGTGCATTTGTGCATGGGGTGTTATTGGAGCTGCTACTTCGTGTTGATTCGTCGTAGGTATTCGGGTCGCCATTCCCCTCATTTCTACAATTCAGGGAAGCACTTCGATCCATTCCATCCTCATCGAATATATCCCTCTGATAATCAAACGTGTCTTCCCCGTATGCATTTGCCTCGTGGAGTGACGACTTAACGTTGATCACACTTGCCAATTCATTCCCCTTCTTGTGGTGATGCTCGAGGATAGTCTTCTCTTCCCCCACAGAAAGACATGGAAGGGGGTTATCAGTTGGTGGAATTTGCCCTTTACAGATACCCAAGCAGTGAGCTAAAATTCGAGGGATGTACAAATCAATATGGTTCAAGTCTATCTGGTAGGACTCCTCAAAACTATATTCACCTCGAGTTTTCCTTTCCTGCTCCGTTGGGTAACTTTTGGTTAAATCTTTTAACAACTTCTTCACAGTTGAAAGGTTATCATTTTGCGAAACGAGCTGCACGATGTTTTTACAAACCCAATCCGATCGAAGGAACAAGTCGTAATCCACAGAAATATCTGCTACGTTTAAAAACTTCTGGTGAATAATTCCAAACAGTTTCGCTAAAAAGATTTGCAACTGCTCCATTGCAAGTAGGAagccctctttttttatcaattgGTAATTTTGTACGATGTAAAATAAGTACATTTGCAGGAGGATGTAGTTGCTAAAAAGGATGCGCATGAATAGGGGGACTGCCTGAATGGAGGGTACGTCCAATCCAAGAAACTGACTAAATGTGGTTAAAAAGAATttcagcatttttttcttttctgtcGCTATCGTCTGTTGGACAACACCTAGGCAGGAACAAACAAACTGGTCTTTTACCTTTATATTGAATACATCAAAAGTGATGATAATGGACGAACACAGAAAATAATGCAAATTCCCGCCGCACTTTCTACTCTCCTTGTTGTACAAATTGGTGTCCATATTTTCAGTTCGATTCGAAAGAATGAATATGGAGTATACCACGCAGCAGTATAAAGATAGCAacgttacatttttttccaaaaattcgATCATCACATTTTTGTCTATATCTTTTGTCACTTCTTTCGACGTTGtggtgttttttcttttcctttcattgccctcatctttttcattttttctcttctgcgTTTTGgattttcttcttatccCCTCCGTGCGCCTGATACTGCAGTTTTCACTCTGTGTATTATCTGTATCGTTTAGGCATGCGTGGGGAATCTCCCCCACTTCTTCCACATCTGAAGTTACCTCACCGAATAGtgccccttcctccttcataaCAAAATCATCACAGGAGccattatttataaaatcgAAAATGCCATCAAAAATGTTCGCCCTGCTACTCACATGGAGGTCAGCCTGACGTTCCACATTATCGTCCAAATATTTCAGCCTCTTAATTATCGTTGTAATACACTTTTCCATATATGAAAGtatatcattttttgtaaaattttttatttgtaatTTACCACATATgataaacaaaattttggcTAAGTTTTTGCAATAAACTCTGGTCTTggtgatgtttttttttatttgcctttTCAATTCATGAATGGTCATAATTTCATTATTTAAATTgcagtatatataatttaggCAAAGGATTAACACGCAAATTCGATTTTCTCCTCTGTCCTTTATCCCTttgatgttttttattttttcaaaattgttaATGTAATAATTGTAGTATTTTAAATCGTTACGatagcatattttttttatcaacttttcgtgtttttttttgtcaaaggGAAGCTTATTTTTGTCATTTCCATTATCGTACAGTCTGTCTGACCCATAATAACCATCATCTGTGTCTACTTCCTTTGCATGGTCAAAATttgtcccttccttccctgcggcttcattcttttctccttcttcctccctaacaTTGTCAGCGTCATCACACTTTTCATTCCTCTCCCGAGGGGCCATTACAAACCGGTTAAGCAAGCCATAGTTGTCTTCGCTTAAACCTTTAATTTCGCTAGGGTACAGGTTCAGGAGCTCTTCCATTCTCCCACCCGTAAATATTGCTTCATTTCAGCTTTGCCCTTTCGTGTGATTTCTGGCGGGACGGTATTTTAAAAGGTGGTGGGTCTTACTACTTCGTTTGGCCGCAGTGACGCCTTCTCTTTTCCCATTACGAACGAACAGCTCCGCGAGCTGCCACGCGGGTTGTCACACGCGCTTAGAAAAAGTATCCCCCGCTTGACGTCCACAGGTACTCAAATGCAGCTATGAGTACTTTAGGCGCAATGCGAAcaggacgaaaaaaaagaaatgaacaaaaacaaaaagagaattgaccttaaaaaaaagcttgAGCACGATTCCTCAAATCactgaacaaaatgaataagcgTTCCCCATCACGACCAGCTATATACTGTGGGTCCTATGTAGAAAACGAcccccacaaaaaaaatacagaaatgaagggaggggaaaaaaatgcatatagtttttatcataaaaattgaacaaatcCACTAAAATTGAATGCgtaaaatggagaaaaaataagcttATATTTATCATAAAAAAGCGTGCTTTGttagtccaaaaaaaaaaaaaaattcttcaaatCAGGAGAATTTTCCTTAGGGAATTATCCACCAGGATTCTACGTTCCAATCTgcgccaaaaaaagaaatcgcgataaatagaaaataatacatataccATTTACACCATTGCGTAAATATATTCCTCTCTTTATGcgtatatttattatatacataatttaTCCACTCAAGTACACCACTCCCCATCTCTGAGGGATTATGGAAAAGCACCTCCACGGAAAAAATCCAagcgctcttttttttaatggagGGACaggtaatttaaaaaaaaggcaatcTGGCTTACGGACAGACCGGAGTAGCGtggagaagaagcaaaaagaagTCCCCCCCGTTGCTCATTTAAAGcgatttttgcaaaaaaaaaggctgtATCTTTTAGTAacgtaaaaatattaatattcATGTAATTCATTTTACTCGCCAGTGCTAATAATAAGAATTATGTTGtagtatttatatatatgactgCCCCACACGGCTTAAGGCACAGCAAAATGAATCATCTTTTGcatgggtaaaaaaaaaatttttttaataaaaagggaGTGGAAAACTTGGCTCCTTCAATGTTTGTTTGCcgttttatctttttttttttctcccttgtGTTTGCGAGAAGTAACTTAAACAGGTtaacactaaaaaaaagtttgggGGAGCAAGTGGACGGATACACGATTAGGAAAACGAGAATCCTCCACTGCGGAGAAAGGCGTGATGGAAGAGGTCACGCGGTGACACACTCACGCAGGGAAGTAAAAGAGTGTAAAGACAAATATAAACGCATAAgcaaatgtatacatatatgtatgggtGCGTCCTGCACACCTTCACCTGCCCCATCGGCAGACAATCATAAGTCGTTAAAAGGAAGCTGAGACACGTCACAGGGCAGGGGGTCGCTAAAAAAATACTTGTGTTTCAGTGCTTCCTCCGCAGTGATACGCTCATGCGAATTCAGCCGCAAAAAAGACATTAACAAATCGATGCAGTCATCATCGTCAATTTTCAATATGTTTTTAAGGTCCTTCTTATTCGCCTTTGTAAATTCTGTGTACAGGGGAAGGTAACGAGCCTCAGGCCAGTTGTCTTCATTTGGTGTTcctaacaaaaaaaatattttccctaACTGATCGATTTCATTTTCTCCAGGAAATAAAGCCTTCTGTAAATGGAGTTCTGCAAATATGCACCCAAAGCTCCACATGTCCACTGCGGAGTTGTATTTATTACTTCCCATTAGTAATTCGGGTGCCCTATACCATAGGGTGACAACTTTGCTAGTTAAATTTAACGTCCTTTTACTATACTTATCTTTTGCATACGTATCTACGTACATATCATATGCATACTTGGAGGATAATCCAAAGTCTGCAATTttcacttccccttttttgttaataaaaatattcgcAGGGGATAAATCTCGATGCATAAAATAGTACTTATGTAATACATTCAGGCCATtcaaaatttgcaaaaggatgcattttttttggctatCTGTTAGTAATACTTTTCGattaataatttttgccAAGTCGTAGTCCATAATTTCCATCACCAAATTTATGTAGTCTTTCTCACAATACAAATCCAACGCGGTCATAATATTTTGatgttttatttctttcattatttttatctcTCTAAGTAGGACAAAGTTTATTCCACACTCATCGATGTAATTacttattttgttaattttcattttttttatggctacttcctttttcagtATGGTGTCGTACGCCTTGTACACCTTTCCGTAAGACCCCTCCCCCAGGAAGTTGGGTTTGAAGATGTATCTCTCTGTCGAGTTCGTTTCCATCATGAGCGGCGAGAGGGTCCAGACGGCAGAATTGGGAAGTTCCGGTGGGGAGCTAATTAGGGTACACCCTTCCCCGGGACCCACACAAATGGAACCCCTAAAAAAATGATCCTTCAGTGGAAACACCTACAACCGATGAAGGGAGGACAATTTTGTGAACGTTACCTCGGACTCgacttcctttattttgtcataCTCCACTCACGGCTTCATCATTCCTTGGGCATGGCTCTGCTTTTACTGCATATGCTGCGTACccttttaaagaattttttctttttttcttatatccTTCTGGCCAACTGTCATTTGCCacgcggaaaaaaagaaaaaaggttgAGCAAAGGTGTTAGGTGGCTTCGACACGAGGCCGCGCTTGCCTTAACGGAAGCTGATCAACTGGGGAGGctcgtttttcttcctcacgCAATGGCCAAAATGTTCACTCATACTCTTGCGAGGTGGCTCTGTGGCTTTAATTGTGcccctttacaattttgtggcGCCTTATAGTGCCCCCTCGACAGATTAACATCACAAGTTGGGctaaaaagaataagaacaCCGCAATATGAACATGCTGTATTTGTTAAAGCACTGTTCACATGAAAATGGCCATTTGGAAGAGGAAATTCCTCCTTGGAGGAACGTGCCCATTTATGTTTCACGCCcatttaatgaaaaaaaaaaaggcagcatTTCTGCAAATTTTAGTTATAAAAAAACGGCATAAAAACCTTGCCATTGGTGCTGTTTCTACACGGTTATTAATTTACTAAAGggtgcatatgtgcatgcgcCCGTATGTTTCTCAGCACACCGCTAGGGGGGGAAACATTTAAAACAAGAAACGAGTTTTCTAAAAATAGCCGGAACAACACATGCGACGCATTTGCACATTGTACGGTGAAacaaagtgcaaaaaaagggaaaaaaaccaTAGCTGCTCGAGCCTAATCCActaaaaaatggataaccTGTTATCTtcaataatttttccatttagggATCCCTTCTCATTCTTTTGCTTTGTTGCTTCCTTGAAGtatcttctcttctttttgttgtttttaacTTTAATCATGTATCGTTTGTACGGCTGGCACACGTAGCGGCAGTCATACTTGATCCCGatgtttcccttcttttctcgCAGCAAGTTTCTGCACAGTATGAGGTGCTTCACCATAATTTCCAGGGGGGAGTACACGGGGACCTTCAGGCATAGACCTTCGGTGGGagggtaaaaaggaaaaaaaattgcattaaaaaaaggcattAAAAATTGTCACTCAAATTTGGCACTCATAATGGGATGAAAAATCCAACGCGCGGTTCGCGAAAACTGCGCAAAATGCATAACGCTTTTCGAATGCACGAATGGTTACCCAGTATGCCCTCGTTGACAGAACTGAACGTCAGCAAATTTCTGTTTTTCGAGAAGAACATGCGAACGAGTCTCTCCTTGTACGGCTTATGATAAGCAATCAGCGAAGTGGTGTCTAGGATACACTGGCGCACGTTCACCTGTCGTGATGTGTTAAAATGGGACAATTTTTCTCTAATCCATAAGAGGGCTAAATACAAATgatcctttttaaattttacgTCTTCACTATTTggcgttttatttttatatatgtattgaTATATCTGGTCGAAATTTATGTCATTAAATTGGTAATGCTTTTCATTAAAGTTCGAGTCATTACTGTCACCATCGGAGGTGCTATCACTGTCACTTGAACTTGAAAATGTGTGCGCTTTCTTTGAGTACCTCCCTTTTCCAGATGTTCCCTTTCTCAAatattcttttctatttttattattgtacGGATTATCGTCCTCAAAAAATTCATACTCTTTGGACAGTTTTTTGTAATGCTGTTCATACTCTTCTTGCAAGTTGTTCGtttcaaaaaattcttcatcGTAATTTGATCTCATGCTTCTGTATATCATtctttcgatttttttttcctccataaGGTCATTATTGTTTAGTTGGGAATTTCCCTTCGAAGTTTCATTCATCGCTATATTGTCTGCTCCCTTCTGTTCCTCCGTTTTGGGGTGATTCGCGAGGTCTGCATTTTTATCATCCCCTGTGCTCGGCGTAAGTTGTTCATCTTCCTTACgcgcttcttccttttttgcgttGGACGGGTCGAACGGCTGCCCCTTTCCGTTGTCTGAAGATCCTTTCACGGGGCTCTTTTCAGATTCCTTCTTCACCTTGTTATCACCGCTGCTTACGCTGCTCTCCCCCTTGTCATCAGTTCTATCCCCATTACTGTCACTACTTTTGTAGCTACTTCCCGCGCGATGCTCCACTAACTTCTTACGACGCCGTCTGTCACAGCTTCCTAGCGTCTCCTTTCTGTTAATCTTCTCGAGGTTGCCCCCCCTTCTGTTGAGCTTCTCCAATTTCAGCACTATGTCATGATGCCTGTTATACTCCTCGTTGGAACTCTCACAAAGTAGACTATCGGAAGACCCGCAGTCCGTTTTGATATCATCATAAAAATGGTCATCACTTAAAGTATCATACGTTTTGTAACTCATTTCACTGAGAAGATCATCCTCTATATCATAGCCtcccaattttttacactttttttttctcaaagaaatttttttaataaattttttattcggCTTCAATATCTCGATCAGCTGTTGCGTGTACAACATGGCAATGTGAAAACTTCCCCTCTCGTTGGTTAACAAATCTGCGTACTCCTCTTCTAGGATATTCAGCACCTGTATAATATTTCCACTGAGAATGCTATTTCGTATGATGTGTCTTGTCTGCAGTGagttcacc encodes the following:
- a CDS encoding Cdk7, yielding MMETNSTERYIFKPNFLGEGSYGKVYKAYDTILKKEVAIKKMKINKISNYIDECGINFVLLREIKIMKEIKHQNIMTALDLYCEKDYINLVMEIMDYDLAKIINRKVLLTDSQKKCILLQILNGLNVLHKYYFMHRDLSPANIFINKKGEVKIADFGLSSKYAYDMYVDTYAKDKYSKRTLNLTSKVVTLWYRAPELLMGSNKYNSAVDMWSFGCIFAELHLQKALFPGENEIDQLGKIFFLLGTPNEDNWPEARYLPLYTEFTKANKKDLKNILKIDDDDCIDLLMSFLRLNSHERITAEEALKHKYFFSDPLPCDVSQLPFNDL